In one Poecilia reticulata strain Guanapo linkage group LG8, Guppy_female_1.0+MT, whole genome shotgun sequence genomic region, the following are encoded:
- the emp1 gene encoding epithelial membrane protein 1, with the protein MLVLIALSILHIAAIILLLAATIDNAWWVTSTTSTDVWGRWVLTNNKWNMTDLPNNYPTDYLQAVQATTVLACIFSIIGLFVFIAQLFTLPKGRRFTISGVFQALACLFIMIAASIYTDRFHTNEKSIGNYGHSFILAWIAFGLTFISSIVYFVLRKK; encoded by the exons ATGCTGGTTCTCATCGCTCTCTCGATTCTTCACATCGCAGCCATCATCCTGCTGCTGGCGGCCACCATTGACAAT GCCTGGTGGGTAACTTCTACCACGAGCACCGATGTGTGGGGGCGCTGGGTGTTGACAAACAACAAGTGGAACATGACCGACCTCCCAAACAACTATCCAACAG ACTACCTCCAGGCAGTGCAGGCCACCACCGTGCTCGCCTGCATTTTCTCCATCATCGGCCTGTTCGTGTTTATCGCTCAGCTCTTCACCCTCCCTAAGGGAAGGAGGTTCACCATCTCCGGCGTCTTTCAAGCCCTCGCCT GCCTGTTCATCATGATCGCAGCGTCCATCTACACAGACCGTTTCCACACCAACGAGAAGAGCATTGGTAACTACGGCCACAGCTTCATCCTGGCGTGGATCGCCTTYGGTTTGACGTTCATCTCCTCCATCGTTTACTTTGTGCTACGCAAGAAGTAG